ATTGGGGTAGGGGGCTGTTCCGTGTTCATTCTCATCTATATCCTCAGCCGGGGGCCCCGCGCCAGGTTCCAGACGCCTCTGCTGATTTCCCTTCTACTCTCCGTTCTTCCCTCCTGAGACCTGGGCCCTTCCCAACCCTGCCGGAGTGCAGGCGGCTTCTCTTGGGTCTGCCGCCCCGTTGCTGGCTGGCCAGTCGTTCTAGCTACTTCTGCGGGCCTTCCCCAGCCCCGGCGCCCGCCCCCTCGGCCCCAAGATGCCCACCCTACCTGGTGTAGGAATACTTGTTGTTGCTTCTATTGTACAGCAGCTTCACCacgggctgggagggaggagagcgTGAGGGCAGGCCAGGGTCCCATCCGCCCCTGCCCGCAGCCCTCAGAGGTGCCAGTACCTTGTGGAGGATTCGATgagcctctcttcctctttcagggATGTGATGATGGGGATGTTGCACACGGGCTGGTAGGAGTCCTTCTTGTCCTGGTGACACACACAGCCGAGAACTTTTTGAGCTCTCTTGCTTGCCAGGCTAAGCCAGGCTTTCCCCAGGAGCCGTCAGAGCCCCTATGCCAAGGCCACCCTCTGCTTGTTGTGGAGGCATCTGGCAACAGAAACTGCCAGCCCGCAGGCAGAACCCCGTTTCCAGAAAACCTAAAATCCAGGTATCAAGGCATAGAAACCGGAAGCTGGGCTTAGTCATACCGCCTGAGTCCGTCACCTTACAAATGGACCGGCTGCCAGTGTCCTTGGCCTGGGCAACACCCACCTGGTGTATCTAACTTGGTTTGGACTCACGGCACTCGTCACACAGCCTTTCGGGAACTGGACCTTAGTGTCCCAAAGCACAGGACCAACTCCCTACCTCCTCAACCTAACGCGACCTTATCTCCGTACCTGCAGAGGCAGTCTGGCACATGTTCACCAGCCCCTGAATGAGGTAATATTTTGCTTCAGccatcaattccttgatttcctgCCGGTTTTGCGGGAGGATGATGGTGTCATCTCGGAGGTAATTCAAAATGGTGCCGAAGTGCTTTCCGCATCGGTCTATGAGGATCCAGCCTGGGGATGCAGACAGGCCCCAGATGGTGACTCTCTGCCTCCGGGCCGCAAGCAGCAGGCGAAGGCCACCTGACAAGCCTGGTGGCGGGTGGTAAGCAGCATGCAAGCCCAGAGCCCCCACCATAGGGTAACAGAAGCAGAACACAACCTGCAGCTCTTAGGCCTGTGGCTGTTCTTCGACCAAGAACTGGCACGTGCTGTGGGGACGGAGGCCTCCGGGCCCTGAGAGAGCCCACAGAGGCCGAGGCTCAGGACGGCTCAGGCCCACCTCCCGGGAGCACGGCAACCCCCGGGCCCTGCTTGTCTTCCGTGTACTGCCCAGTCACTACAGCAATGGTTCCTGTGAGAATCTAGTCCTCTGTGAATAGTTAAGAAGTATGGATCTCCTCCCTGGAAAGCGGTAAGCACACACCATTCCACGTCCGATTTCCAAGAATCCCGAAGCCCTACCGAGGACTCCAGGTGAAGGAGTCCTGTACCAGGTAACAGGAAAAGTCGATCTAGAGTCTAGTTCTGCCACGCGTAAGCGCTGCCCCAAAGGCACTTCCTCAGGGACACTCCTTCCCTCCTCAAGCCAGCCCAACAAGCCCCCGACGCCTCACCTTCTTTGTCGGTCAGCACCTCCATGCGCCCGCTGAACATGGCCTTGAGCATGGTGTCGTGCCGGGTTAGCGCCCGCACGGTGGTGTAGTACAGGGAGCCACCCACATTGAGCTGCACGTATTTGTTGCCCAGGGCCGCCTCCCTTGAAGCTGCCTAGCTTGGGCTTGGCGCCTGACGCTGGGCACAGACAGGTATCCCCTGACATCTCCCGCTGCAGGTAGATCACCACACGGCAGGAGGGTCGGCTTGGAAGGCTCCGCCGTGGTGGAAGGATCACGATGAGTGACTGGGCCAGTAGAGGCCAGAGCCTCATACTCTCAGCACTGTGAACAGGAGatgggagaggagacaggagtCAGCAGAGGACAGCCCTCAGCCGAGAGGGGCCAGGGGATCCCAGGAGACCGTGCAGTCATTCTCTCCTTGACCGCTGCCTAGACCTCGCAGAGGCTAAGGCCCTAGGGCAATAGCAAAAGAAGACACTCCTGCTATTGTTTCCGGGTACCAGGAACCAGAGCAGTCCCCCAGAGCCCACTCACCATCTCACCAGCCTCCCTGAGACTCGGCTCAGCTCTAGGCAGCAAGGAGCCTAGCAAACCCCTGGAGTTAGTCGGAGATGCTGGAGGCACAGACTGGGCAGCAGAAGTCTGTACCCTGGGGATCCACAGTCCTATTCCAATTATTTTCTTCCCAAGGTTCCCAGGACCCAAGACTTCCCGCCAAACCTACTGGGAATCCTGCCAGCGCAGGAGATTCCCAGGAGCCAGAGGGACAGGATGCGCTTCCTTTCGAAAGATTCCAGGCTCAGAAGCAGCCCGCACCAGTGCTGACTGTGAGCGCCGCCGGAGTCTGGCCTCAGAAAGGAAAGTAAAAGCAGCTTCAGGAGAGCTAGGAATGAGCCAGGCGGGAGGGCAGCGTCCAATGTTCCTGGCAGAGGTTACTCTGGCCCAGGGGGATTTTCCTGACCTTCCCCCTTTCTTGGCCCCAGCCCTGTCCCAAGTTCCTGAAATTGTCACCACTTTTCAGGAGAGAACAACGACAGGATggctatttttacttctttttcctgAGAGGAGGCCCAGCAGCCCCATCTCTTCCTTTCGTTCTACCCACAGACTGGGGAGAAAGGGCTCCAAAGGATCAGATGATAAATCTAAAAGCAATTAAGTGATTTGAAACTGAAACGCTGATAGGCATTCATAGGAGGGAGGACGCGAGGAAGCAAAGGAGGGCACAGCCAGGTCACTCCTCGTGATCTAGATTCTATATGCTTCGGTTTCCTAAGGAATCACTAAAATgcattcactgaaaaaaaaaaaaaaaaaaaagcaaacatccaCTGCATGTTTACTATGGTCTAGGTACTAATCTAGGCACTTAATATATACattacttcatttattcattcagcaataaAACAATACTGAGTGCCTACTAGGTTAAGCggtaggaacagagagatgaaaagataGTGACCTTGCCTCGAAGGAGTATAAAGAAGCATCACAGTGttaaccagaagaaaaataataagagttAGCATTTATTGTGCCCTggtatgtgtcaggcactgaggatacagaAGACAATAAGTCATGGCCTcacggagcttacattctaggggGAGGATCCAGACAATTAgctagaaaatgaatacatagcGAGCAGTTCCAGAAGGTAAGAAATGCAGTAAATAACTAGTGACAAGAGGGTGACTAGGGATTAGTACTAATTAGTACAGGGAAAGCCTCTTTGGGAAGGCGACATTCCAGCTGAAGTCTGAAAGCGCATTCCAGACAGATGGGAGAGTAAATGCAAAGTTCTCAGTTAGACACAAGTTTTAGGAGCAGAAATAAGGCCAAGATGTCTAGTGCACATCTTGGCTTGATGTAAAGTCAGGTAACGCAGGGGCCAGATCATATTAAAGAGTCTGCATTttaggcaggggcgcctgggtggctcagtgggtagtgtccgacttcggctcaggtcgtgatctcactgcttTTGcattcgagtcctgcatcgggctctgtgctgacagcttgggggcctggagcctgcttggattgtgtcctctctctctctctctgcccctctcccacttgcgcgcactctctctctctttctctctctctcggcactctctctctctttctctctctctcaaaatgaataaacattttaaaaaataacaaaagtaaataaacattaaaaaatttaaagtctgcattaaaaaaaattttttttaatgttttatttatttttgagacagacagacagagcatgagctggggagggccagagagagagggagacacagaatctgaagcaggctctgggctctgacttgtcagcacagagcccgatgtggggctcaaacctgtgaactgcaaaatcatgacttgagccaaagttgccatgcttaaccgactgagccacccaggcaccccgaaagagTCTGCATTTTATATTAACTGCAAACAGCAATCGATTGGActgttttaagcaggggagtgatAGGATCCAAGTTACTCACACTTtgaaaagatcactctggctgccgTGTAGAGAATGGGCTGTTAAAGAGTGCAAGAGAGGCACGTGTGAAGACCAGAGGGAAGCAGCAGTCTAGGCAAGACATGAAGGCCTGACTCCACTGTTGGTCACAGAGACCGAGGAAAAGGTGAAATTACCTCGTGTAGTTATCACAACACGCAAACATTTACAGTTACACATCACCTCCTGCAAGTTCAATACAGGAGCAGTGTGCTGGCTTCCCCAACTTTACTGCTGTGCTATCCAAaacagcacttagcacaatgtcaagcaccttttaaagtatttaatacaTGTCAGTTAGATTGATATTGTCCCTAAAAAAGATTTAGGTAGGTCCCTAGGAATAATGTCCGTCCAAAAAAGGGGCCAGAGAGGTTGCTGTGTGCAGTTCTGAATTTCTGAGACTCACTTGCCCCAAGGATGAGATGAACCCTCACCGTCGGATTGCCCAATCAGTAAGTAAGTAACACACGAATAGTGTGAAATCACCTTCCTCCACTCACCCCCAAAGGAATAAATCCACCCCTTAACAGGTTTTAGCAAGTCCCACGTGTATTTGTGTCTGGCCCCGATTTCCCCAGGATAAAGAAAGCGCACCTATGCTCTGCTAAAGTAAAGGAACTCAAAGGCCAGGCGGCGGCCAACGGAGCCTACAAAGCAATTGCTTGAGCCCTGGACCACGTCAGCTCAGATGCCGCCCGCTCAGATTCTTCCCAGACCAATGGGCTCCAGGAATCTTGTGGCAGGTGACGCCCCACAAAGTAATTCCACTGAGAATGAAGTTTCCACTGATAGCCTCAGTGCTGTTCCTTCCGGACTTTGTGTGTGGATATTTGGGGATGTCTGCCTGGGGCTGAGGGCGTATCCGTCTCTCTCAGCGAGGCTGATGGGAAGCTAAGCAGAATTAAGGCAGGAAAACAACCACGGCCATGGAAAAAGGTGGGGTCCCTAAGGAAGAAGGAACCCAGAAATTCATCACACTAGGGTGGGGGCAGCCGATCCTGGGTTGAGGGGGCGGATGCAGGCAGGAATCTTAGGTGTGAATCTTAGGCTTCGTCCAAAGGGTCTGAAAGATTTGGCGAGACCCAGCCTCCCTGTGGTCTTCCCCGGCCGCACCCCTCCTCACCACCGAGAAACAGACCGATTCTGACACCCATCCCAGTGGAAGATGTGAGCTCTCCATCTCCCCTAAGCCGTTCCATGCCTTTCCCCAGGACGGGTGGGGGCTCTCGGCTCCAGCCCCGGGCCCGTCCATCCTGTCCCCCAGGGGCAACCACAGCCCGGCCTCTCACCGTCCGCGTGGGGCGCTTCTCCTCCTAGCTGGGTGCAAGCCGACCCCGTTCCGCCCTGGGCTGTGGCCGCCTGCCCGCCAGCAATCCCGGGCTGTGAGCTCACATCCTTCGCCCGCGCGCGGACCCCGCCCCGAGCCGCGGCGCAACCCCGCCCGCCCAGCAGCCTCGGACTCCACGGCCGGGCATGCCCAGCACACCCAATCACGGGGGAGGGAAGGCTCTGTAGTACTCCACGGAGAGCGCACAGCTACTTCCTGCGGCCTTTCCCGGCGCAAAGGTCTCTGGTCTTGTAGGCAGACCGACCCTCCTCGCGGGCCTCTGtttcccagcaggctctgcggGCTGGGCGGGTAAGTGATTCCGCAGTCAGGTAATGACGTTGTGGGTAAACAGGTCCTGTATCCGTGGCAGCGGCTGAGTCCGGCGGGCGACGGCACCGGCTGCCGCTAACCGGGGGAGAGAAGCTGCCTGTCGGAATCAGCCCGGGCCGCAGCGCGCCGCCGGTACGGGTTGGCAGGTAGGCAGTGACTGCGGGCCGGGGGACGCGGGCGGACCCGGGGCGAGTGAATCTGACAGAGGCCGAAAGAAACGTGGGGACTCCGCGCGGTTCTTTGCGAGCGGTGTTACAACCCAGCTTGGGCCTGGAACTTAACGCGCTGATGCTAACAACGGTCTTGTGAGGAAACTGCGGCTCAGATCTAAGTTCAAGGCGCTTGCGTAGTGTGGACAGCCAGCTCCACCACCCAGGTCTTCCTAACTGTGTATGTATGTCCCatgcccctttccccccaccccgccgacGGCGCCTGCAGTGCGGGGAGTGGAAACTGGGGCGGAGAGTGTCGCCGCTGTCATCTTCTGGGAGCTCCATGCGGCCTCTTGTGTCCGGTGTTCCTCAGATGCTCAGACACGCACGTGTGGTGGGAGTTGGAAAAGAATCTGATAGTTGGCTGGGAACCCTCACCCTACCCTCCTTCTCCGGTCCTATCCATCTCATTCAACTCTGCCCTCCAAACATCCAGTTGGCGCTCAAGCCAGATACATGGAAATCtggcctctttccttccctcatccCCAAACTCCTACGTTCATCCAGTCCTTTACTAAATGCTATCAACTCGGCTTACATAACGTCGCAAATTGGAACACTTTGCTTCAGCTCCAAGCCTTCGTTACTGTAAGAGCCTTCTCTATTTCcacattcattccacaaacatttgctgagtgcaAGCACTCGGTATGTGCAGGCACCGTGCTAGATGCTAGGGTTACAGTGATGAACCAAGGTAGGTGTAgcctctctcttctgtttcctccaaTTCATTCTCCATCCTGGGTCACAGTGATCATTCCAGAAGGCAGATAGGACCACTCTGCTGAGAATCTGCTGTCTGCCCGCTACCCTTATGATAAAATCCGGGCTCCTGACTGCGGCTTTCAGAGCCCTCCATGAACCAGCGCTGGCCTCCCCATCTAGACTTACC
The sequence above is drawn from the Lynx canadensis isolate LIC74 chromosome E1, mLynCan4.pri.v2, whole genome shotgun sequence genome and encodes:
- the TNFAIP1 gene encoding LOW QUALITY PROTEIN: BTB/POZ domain-containing adapter for CUL3-mediated RhoA degradation protein 2 (The sequence of the model RefSeq protein was modified relative to this genomic sequence to represent the inferred CDS: inserted 2 bases in 2 codons; deleted 2 bases in 2 codons), which codes for MRLWPLLAQSLIVILPPRRSLPSRPSCRVVIYLQREMSGDTCLCPASGAKPKLGSFKGGGLGNKYVQLNVGGSLYYTTVRALTRHDTMLKAMFSGRMEVLTDKEGWILIDRCGKHFGTILNYLRDDTIILPQNRQEIKELMAEAKYYLIQGLVNMCQTASAGQEGLLPARVQHPHHHIPERGREAHRILHKPVVKLLYNRSNNKYSYTSNSDDHLLKTSSCLTSSPCRFNGRVLFLKDVIGDEIXCWSFYGQGRKLAEVCCTSIVYATEKKQTKVEFPEARIYEETLNVLLYETPRVPDNSYXRATSRSRSQASPSEDEEAFELRDRVRRIHVKRYSTYDDRQLGHQSTHRD